A genomic window from Populus alba chromosome 19, ASM523922v2, whole genome shotgun sequence includes:
- the LOC118056604 gene encoding alcohol-forming fatty acyl-CoA reductase translates to MEPGSIMEFLNNKSILVIGATGFLAKIFVEKILRVQPKVKKLYLLLRAVDTKSAEERLHNEVIGMALFDVLREQHGASLYSFVYEKVTPVPGDISCVDLGIRDSLLKDQLWNEIHTVINCAATTNFDERYDVALGINTLGPLHLLNFVKKCNNVKVLVHLSTAYVCGEDAGLIQEKPFRLGKAKKGTEMIDVDIEKKLVDEKLRKLHSEHAEESAVTSYMKDYGTERARMFGWPNTYVFTKAMGEMLLVHYSRDTVPLVIIRPTMVTSTYQEPFPGWIEGVRTIDGVAVGYAKGKLKHFPFNPQLIVDVIPADMVINALIVAMLEYANRSTTSEIIYHVGSSLRNPFKFSNLNELLFRYFTQNPLIDKEGKPIKVGEVTAFSSMASFRIYMAIRYSLPLKVFQYLAIITGLFQKPYKDKYTALDRNLKRGMRLAELYEPYVFFKGIFDDTNSEKLQIAARETCSEADAFNFDPTSVNWEAYMMNVHFPGLVKHVLK, encoded by the exons ATGGAGCCGGGAAGTATAATGGAGTTCCTAAACAACAAGTCCATTTTGGTCATTGGTGCAACTGGATTTCTTGCAAAGA TTTTTGTGGAGAAGATATTGAGGGTTCAACCCAAAGTGAAGAAGCTTTATCTTCTTCTAAGAGCCGTGGACACTAAATCTGCTGAAGAACGCCTGCACAATGAG GTGATAGGGATGGCCTTGTTTGATGTTTTGAGAGAGCAACATGGTGCAAGTTTATATTCCTTCGTTTATGAAAAAGTGACTCCTGTTCCTGGGGACATCTCTTGTGTGGACTTGGGAATAAGAGACTCATTGTTGAAGGATCAGTTATGGAATGAAATTCATACGGTGATTAACTGCGCTGCCACCACCAACTTTGATGAAAG ATACGATGTTGCATTAGGTATCAATACATTGGGACCTTTGCACCTCTTGAACTTTGTCAAGAAATGTAATAATGTTAAGGTGCTTGTCCATTTATCAACTG CTTACGTATGCGGCGAAGATGCAGGATTGATACAGGAGAAGCCATTTCGCTTGGGTAAAGCCAAGAAAGGCACGGAAATGATAGACGTCGACATAGAAAAGAAACTGGTCGACGAGAAATTGAGAAAACTCCACTCAGAACATGCTGAAGAGAGTGCGGTCACATCTTACATGAAGGATTATGGCACTGAACG GGCCAGGATGTTTGGATGGCCAAACACTTACGTATTTACCAAGGCAATGGGAGAGATGCTCCTAGTCCATTATAGTAGAGATACAGTGCCTCTAGTCATTATCCGCCCTACTATGGTAACAAGTACTTACCAGGAGCCGTTTCCCGGTTGGATTGAAGGTGTAAG GACCATTGATGGTGTAGCTGTTGGCTATGCTAAAGGGAAATTGAAACACTTTCCGTTCAATCCACAGTTAATAGTTGACGTG ATACCAGCTGACATGGTAATCAATGCTCTTATCGTGGCCATGTTGGAATATGCAAACCGATCCACTACTTCAGAAATCATTTATCATGTAGGATCTTCATTGAGAAATCCGTTCAAATtctcaaatttaaatgaattattatttcgTTACTTCACTCAAAACCCGTTGATTGACAAAGAAGGAAAGCCAATAAAGGTTGGCGAGGTTACAGCTTTCAGCTCCATGGCTAGTTTCCGTATATACATGGCGATTCGTTATTCGTTGCCATTAAAG GTATTCCAATATCTAGCAATCATTACTGGTTTATTCCAGAAACCCTATAAGGACAAGTACACTGCTCTTGACAGAAACTTGAAGCGTGGAATGCGATTAGCTGAGCTCTATGAACCTTATGTGTTCTTTAAGGGCAT ATTTGATGACACCAACTCGGAGAAGTTGCAAATTGCTGCAAGAGAGACTTGTTCAGAAGCAGATGCCTTCAACTTTGACCCCACAAGTGTTAATTGGGAAGCTTACATGATGAATGTTCATTTTCCTGGTCTCGTAAAACATGTGCTAAAATGA